The Syntrophorhabdaceae bacterium nucleotide sequence GTGTTTGCAACAGTCATGGCGCCGCCCAGACTTTTTACGATATGACGCGCCTGGAAGAGACCGACACCGAGGCCCGAACTCTTTGTCGTGTAAAAGGGCTCGAACATACGCTCTATCTCCTTCACAGGACTCCCCGTATCGCCGATCGTGACCTGCAGGGTCTCATCTTTTTCACCGACAGAGGCAAAGCACCGCAAACCAGGTTCATTAATGGATTTTTCGCGGATGTTTTTGATGATGTTGTCAAATACCGTTACCAACATATGTCTTTCCGCAAAGATAATGCCATCTCCCGTGACCTCGCCTTTGATCCCGTGCAGTTCAAAAAGCTCCCGGATAAGTCCGGTGATATCTATCTCCTGTTTATCCCTTTCATCACCTTTCTTCGTGACACCTATCTCAAGGGTCCCCAGGATCTTATCAGTCCTAACCTTCAGCGCCGGTGTCGATTCTCTCAGTGATTCTATGAACCTATGCTCCCTTTCCGTTCCTTCTACCCGGCTAACGTTAAAGAGGAGGCTTCTTATGAACTGGGTAACATTCTTTACATCATGGAGCA carries:
- a CDS encoding ATP-binding protein, with the protein product MITIKLFEYMYLFFIVAGAVAIVILLYLRYLTNRAFKVMLRMIDANRDCNYDVARFLPNVQQLMKVVEIEDVFYDITYRESSLSKLYSGKRQTIIREASRPDYSIRLGMVPLSPKGYQKYIYMIVFETLFLLIEADILMKIKVTNDAFINFSKLQTFLLHDVKNVTQFIRSLLFNVSRVEGTEREHRFIESLRESTPALKVRTDKILGTLEIGVTKKGDERDKQEIDITGLIRELFELHGIKGEVTGDGIIFAERHMLVTVFDNIIKNIREKSINEPGLRCFASVGEKDETLQVTIGDTGSPVKEIERMFEPFYTTKSSGLGVGLFQARHIVKSLGGAMTVANT